A stretch of DNA from Vibrio palustris:
TTATACGTATATGTTCCAACAAGACAGCGATTTCTTTGCTAACCCTAAGAAAGTGAAGTTAGTAACGCCTGAAGCTAAAAACGTCGTGAATCTATTCAAAACAATCTATGATGAAAACCTAACAACAAAACACATGGATTATCCAGCCACTGTTGCCGCATTTAGCCATGCTGAAGGTGGCATTCTGTTAAATGGTAACTGGTTGATTAGTGCTTACGATAAACAATCGAAAAACCCAAAAAGTCCACTATACCAATCGTATGATGCCGAACCTTATCCGTTCTTATACCATAAATCGAAATCGCACTTTGTGGACGGCCACGCTTGGGTAGTTCCGAATCAACAGCATTCAGAAGCCGAGCAAAAAGCCATCGGACGATTCTTTAAGTTCTTCAGCTCGCATGATTTTCAGTGGTCACGTACTGGACACTTACCAAGTGTCAGCTCTGTGTTGAAAACAAAAGAGTTCTTAGATCTGCCTCATCGTAAAGAAATCCTTTCGATTACCCAAACAGGTAAAGGCTTACCAAACGGTGTTAAACGTCAGTTTGCTGTGCAAGATATTATTGGTGAAGAGTTGGCTGCTGCCATCACGGGCGAAACTCCAGTAGAAGACGCTCTGCAATCGGCACAAGATCGCATCAACGATATGATGGCGAACCTGTAATTATCTCGCTTGCTTCATATACCTATAAAGCCATACTTCGGTATGGCTTTTTTATGAATATCTTTCCGCCAATGACTGTCACCAACGCATAAAATACAACCGTAAACCACATTATTTTTGTTTGAGAATCCATGCTTAGCTGCGGCTCATCAACACCTGTCTATTCTATCTAACTAAAAGATGCCTAAGAAATCGGTAGTGATTCAGCTGATTTTATTTACTTCGCTACAACTCACCGTTAGTCAAAATTACTCTGTTCAATAAACAAACTATTTAGCGATTTATCCACACTACCCAATCACCTCCTTAATAATGGATTCCGTGAGTGATAAGCTCAATTACGTGGCATGATAAATAAGAAACCTCCTCGCCGTACTTTACAACTTATTAGCTTCTCATTAGACGTAAAAAGCGCCCGATCATGGGCGCTTCATCTAGCATTACGAAATCTTTCTAAGCTACCTATGCGGCAGTGAACCATGGCGCGATATTGGATAGGTAAGAACCTATTTTCTAAGCTGCCTGTGCGGCAGTGAACGTCAAATTATTTTTTAAAAAAGTTTACGCGCTTTTCTAAGCTGCCTGTGCGGCAGTGAACCGACACGTCGAGCGGATACGGCAGGGTGTTTTTTTCTAAGCTGCCTGTGCGGCAGTGAACTTTACGTCAATTGCTATTCTGACTTACTTGGCTTTCTAAGCTGCCTGTGCGGCAGTGAACTAGAATAATATAGCACAAAAATGTCTAATACCAATCGCTTAACAGTAAAACCCTAGTTTGACCCTTTTTTTGAGATAATTTTTAAGTAACTGTTTTTATTGATTTTTATACATAGATAAAAATAAAGGGTCTGTCGCGTGATTCGCCGTTATAACAACAAAGCGGGGATGGGAAGTGGATTCAAGGCGAGCGCTAAGAGGTTCTCCCCCTTACGTGGGGAGTAAAAAGGTAAGCTTCAGCACTAAAGTCGTCACAGTTAACTTTGAATCTCAACTACGTCAGTAGACGACACTGACATTTGTGATGTAAAAAAGCCGCTAAAAGCGGCTTTTGATGATTTTCATATTACGAGGCTCAGTTGAGCTATTCTTTGCCGTACACGTTGTTTTCTTGCTCTTGTACACGGATGAAGGTGGTGCGTTTGGTAAGCTCTTTTAAGTGCTCGGCGCCAACGTAGGTGCAGGTTGAACGCACGCCGCCAAGTACATCTTGGATGGTGTTTTCGACACTGCCACGGTATGGCAATACCACGGTTTTTCCTTCCGCCGCGCGGTATTTGGCAACACCGCCGGAGTGTTTAGCCATCGCTGACTCAGACGACATCCCATAAAATTTCATGAAGGTTTTACCGTCTTTCTCAACTAGCTCGCCACCAGATTCGGTATGCGCTGCAAGCATACCGCCGAGCATCACAAAGTCAGCGCCGCCGCCAAACGCTTTAGATACATCACCTGGGCACGCGCAACCGCCATCACCGATAATGCGGCCACCAAGGCCATGCGCCGCATCGGCACATTCAATAATCGCTGACAACTGTGGGTAACCCACACCGGTTTTCACTCGCGTGGTACACACAGAGCCTGGGCCGATGCCGACTTTAACAATGTCAGCACCCGCAAGAATCAGCTCTTCGACCATATCACCCGTGACCACGTTACCCGCTGAAATCACTTTATCAGGAAAGGCAGCGCGAACGCGCTCAACAAATTCTACTAAGTGCTCAGAGTAACCGTTGGCAATATCAATACACACGAAGATAAGTTCATCGCTCAGTGCTAAGATTTGTTGGATTTTATCAAAGTCGCGATCCGAAGTGCCGGTTGAAACCATCACTTTATTTAAGGTGTTAGCATCGGCTTGCTTAACAAAGTCCGCCCACTGCTCCACCGTGTAGTGTTTGTGCACCGCCGTCATTACATTGTGCGCAGCCAATGCTGTCGCCATGTCAAAAGTACCGACAGAATCCATATTCGCGGCAATAACAGGTACACCAGACCATTGACGACCGCTGTGTTTGAATGTAAACTCGCGGGTTAAATTTACTTGAGAACGACTTTTAAGGGTAGAACGTTTCGGGCGAAACAGGACATCTTTAAAACCTAACTTAAGTTCTTGTTCGATACGCATTGTGCAATTCCTAGTCTGATTAACTACAGTGTCCCGCATAGTGCTTCGTGATTACGTTGGCAGACGTAAAAACTTTTCGGACACAAAAAAACCGGAGCGTTGGCAGACGCTCCGGTTTTCAGCATTATAGGCTCAGTTTTATTTCTCACAAGACTGATATTTGAAAAATTTTTGTGATACCATCAGCAAGAAAGCATACCCTGATCTTTCCTTTTCGATAAAACGTAAAAATATACTAAAAATCAATAGCTTAACATATAGCGCTTATTGGCTTTATTGTTAGCAAGAGCCGTATATTTTAGTAACAAGCCTTCCCTAATATGAATTTGTGACATTTATCACGCAAAATATCTTTATTTTACCCTGAAAAAAGCCTCTCGCTCGCTCATTTTTCATACAAAAACACCAAGAAAATTAATATCCCTAACCACACGGGGTTTATTTTTGCATTAAATCACTATATACCACTTAAAGCTTGGCATGATTTGCATACATTACGCCATCCAGAATACCCGATAACTCATTGTCAGTATCGATGTGAGTCGTCCTGTAGTCACTTAAGGAGATCAAATGATCAACGTTACCTTTTTTAGCGCGAAATCTTATGACCAATCGTCGTTTAATCAACTCGCCCATTCAGACGAATTTTGCCTGTCTTTTCATGATTTTCGACTCACAAAAAAAACCGCAAAAATGGCTCATGACTGTCAAGTAGTGTGCGCTTTTGTCAATGATGAATTGGACGCGGATGTGCTCGAACAGCTACACAAAGGTGGCACTCAGCTTATTGCAATGCGTTGCGCTGGGTTTGATAAGGTCGATTTAGACAAAGCACGTCAATTAGGCATGCAAGTCGTGCGTGTCCCAGCCTACTCTCCAGAAGCCGTTGCCGAACATGCCATTGGCCTGATGATGTGCCTTAATCGTCGCTACCATAAAGCGTATCAACGCACCCGTGAAGCGAACTTCAACCTTGAAGGTTTGGTCGGATTTAACTTCCATGGCAAGACCGCTGGCGTGATTGGTACAGGTAAAATTGGCGTCGCTGCGATTCGGATTTTACGAGGTTTAGGGATGCGTGTGTTGTGCTATGACCCATTTGAAAACCCAGATGCCCTAGCATTGGGGGCAGAATACATCGCTCTTGATGAGCTCTATGCACAATCTGATATTATCAGTTTGCATTGCCCACTCACGAAAAACAACCAACACTTACTCGACAAATCAGCTTTTGAAAAAATGAAAGATGGCGTCATGATCATCAACACCAGTCGCGGAGGATTGCTCGATTCCGTTGCCGCCATTGAAGCTCTAAAACAAGGACGGATTGGCTCGTTAGGCTTAGATGTATACGACAACGAAAAAGATCTGTTCTTTCAAGATAAATCCAATGATGTCATTACTGACGATGTGTTTAGACGTTTATCTTCATGCCATAATGTGTTGTTTACTGGGCATCAGGCGTTTTTAACCGAGGACGCTCTACACAATATTGCACAGACGACGTTAACCAGTATCCGCGCATTTATGACAGGCGAGCGCTCAGGCAATGAGTTAATTGACTAATGCACTCTCCCATGGCGTACCGCTAATTAACGAATTGACGTAAATGAGCAATTAAGTCACTCGCGAGTAAGCCTCTTTCCCCCTGTAATGCGGCGTCTTTATCCGCCGCGTTACTATGGATCCATACGCCAACTTGCGCAGCACTAAACAGGTCTAACCCTTGCGCCACCAGCGATGTGATTACCCCGGTAAGAACATCGCCCATGCCACCTGTTGCCATGCCCGGATTCCCCGCTGTACACACTAAGAGCTGCTCACCATCGTATACCAAAGTGCCTGCGCCTTTTAATACAATCACCCCTCCGTAACGTTCGTGCAATGAACGTACAGCTTTAAAACGATCCGCTTCGACAAACGCCACACTGGCACCTAGCAAGCGCGCCGCTTCCGCAGGATGTGGCGTCATAATACGGTTATCATCGTAATGAGGAGTGTGCGCTAAGAAAAACAATGCATCAGCGTCCATCACTTTGGGTTGTGCTCGTTCGGCCACGCAATCAAACCAATACTTGCCAGTTTCACCTTTTCCCAAACCTGGCCCGATACCAATCACGTGACACCAATCTAATCGAGACTTGGCGACATCAGACTGCCAGTCGATACTCATCACTTCCGGTATCGTAGTTAGTAGTGGCATGACGTTATGCCCATGCAAAGCCACCGCCGTTAAGCCACTGCCAACTCGCGCACACGCTTGCGCCGCTAACAGCATAGCGCCGCCCATACCGATGTCCCCTCCCACTAGCAATGTTTTGCCATGCGAACCTTTATGGGCACACGCCTCACGTTTGGGTAAATGTTCATGTACGCAACGCGCTTCGATTGCTTGCATTGACGGCTCGTTTTGTTCATCAAATACATCCGAGACACCAAGCCCCGCAAAGTGCAACTGGCCAGTATATTCACGCGCTTGCCCGGTTACCAAACCTTGCTTCATTCCGATAAAACTGATGGTGTGACTCGCCCGCACCGCTACCCCAAGTACGGCCCCGGTGTCGGCATTCAATCCAGAAGGAATATCGATAGACACGACCGGTTTTTGACTCTGATTAATGATATTAATCAGCCCATACGTGGGTTCGCGTAC
This window harbors:
- a CDS encoding GMP reductase: MRIEQELKLGFKDVLFRPKRSTLKSRSQVNLTREFTFKHSGRQWSGVPVIAANMDSVGTFDMATALAAHNVMTAVHKHYTVEQWADFVKQADANTLNKVMVSTGTSDRDFDKIQQILALSDELIFVCIDIANGYSEHLVEFVERVRAAFPDKVISAGNVVTGDMVEELILAGADIVKVGIGPGSVCTTRVKTGVGYPQLSAIIECADAAHGLGGRIIGDGGCACPGDVSKAFGGGADFVMLGGMLAAHTESGGELVEKDGKTFMKFYGMSSESAMAKHSGGVAKYRAAEGKTVVLPYRGSVENTIQDVLGGVRSTCTYVGAEHLKELTKRTTFIRVQEQENNVYGKE
- a CDS encoding extracellular solute-binding protein codes for the protein MKTRVKTLTLALSCLMTAGAVQAKTEIQLQRFFGACNAEYGNSTDVADASGECGIMTTLLNKFQKENPDIDLKVSTVAWPGYDQLTAQMAARTPPDIVTMHDSVISDYQSRKLIVPIDKYLKDEGIKKSIFTPTATRGVTRDGHFYGLPLDTWTMLFHINTKLMAKAGLMKDGKPVLPNSPKELLEQARQFKKATGKPYMIQSLSNETAAYARLFYTYMFQQDSDFFANPKKVKLVTPEAKNVVNLFKTIYDENLTTKHMDYPATVAAFSHAEGGILLNGNWLISAYDKQSKNPKSPLYQSYDAEPYPFLYHKSKSHFVDGHAWVVPNQQHSEAEQKAIGRFFKFFSSHDFQWSRTGHLPSVSSVLKTKEFLDLPHRKEILSITQTGKGLPNGVKRQFAVQDIIGEELAAAITGETPVEDALQSAQDRINDMMANL
- a CDS encoding bifunctional ADP-dependent NAD(P)H-hydrate dehydratase/NAD(P)H-hydrate epimerase, yielding MPLPSRFYTAQQVKKGEASSAQMKSLPMFALMERAGQAVFTVALAQYPTSQHWLICCGGGNNGGDGYIVANVAKNMGQRVTVWHSSNPDDLQGDALRAYYQWVDKGGEVYPFDDEIPDDVDLIIDGLLGIGLSGEVREPTYGLINIINQSQKPVVSIDIPSGLNADTGAVLGVAVRASHTISFIGMKQGLVTGQAREYTGQLHFAGLGVSDVFDEQNEPSMQAIEARCVHEHLPKREACAHKGSHGKTLLVGGDIGMGGAMLLAAQACARVGSGLTAVALHGHNVMPLLTTIPEVMSIDWQSDVAKSRLDWCHVIGIGPGLGKGETGKYWFDCVAERAQPKVMDADALFFLAHTPHYDDNRIMTPHPAEAARLLGASVAFVEADRFKAVRSLHERYGGVIVLKGAGTLVYDGEQLLVCTAGNPGMATGGMGDVLTGVITSLVAQGLDLFSAAQVGVWIHSNAADKDAALQGERGLLASDLIAHLRQFVN
- a CDS encoding 2-hydroxyacid dehydrogenase, producing the protein MINVTFFSAKSYDQSSFNQLAHSDEFCLSFHDFRLTKKTAKMAHDCQVVCAFVNDELDADVLEQLHKGGTQLIAMRCAGFDKVDLDKARQLGMQVVRVPAYSPEAVAEHAIGLMMCLNRRYHKAYQRTREANFNLEGLVGFNFHGKTAGVIGTGKIGVAAIRILRGLGMRVLCYDPFENPDALALGAEYIALDELYAQSDIISLHCPLTKNNQHLLDKSAFEKMKDGVMIINTSRGGLLDSVAAIEALKQGRIGSLGLDVYDNEKDLFFQDKSNDVITDDVFRRLSSCHNVLFTGHQAFLTEDALHNIAQTTLTSIRAFMTGERSGNELID